The window GTAGTTGTAACCGGTTTCCCCCTTCCGGACCTTCTTGGCTTTTACAGGGTGCCTGCTTCACCTAACGTCAGTAACGCCACAACTTCAATTCACGGTTAACACCTGATCACGTCTACAATGCAGTACTAACTTaactacctagctagctagtgtCAGGGGTCAACCAGTTCAGGTCAACAGTTCTTTGAAGGAGCTTAGAAGCGCAACACCCGGACGAGCATCCAGGATGATTCCCGGATCGATTATGCAGTTACGATTATAATATCTGATTATTTTAACGAACTGCTGATAATACGTATATTGCTTGTGTTAGAAGCAACTCGCCCCACTAAATCATCTTACAGATCATTGTTTTAAGCTAACGACCGTCTAACATTACTTTACGTGGAGGGcattagctaacattagatTAGAACGTGTTAATCGACAAAACAAGGGATGACGGATATTGCGGAGTCCTAGCACACAGTTAAGAGATGAGTAACACTATCCAGAATGAGCCCCACCGTAACGATATTTGGCCCCCAAAACAATGTCAGATTATTGGTAACGTTAGTTTGTACGCTAGCGGGCAACGTTAGCTCGAAAACCTAACgagttaactagctagctagctaatacgCTAACTGTCTACGCTCTATATAGTCGATGTTAAACAACCATTTGAAGCAAAATGACCACAGCTGTGCAGCGATAACATTATTTTTCTATTGCGGACGGCAGACACCGTGTTTACCCTGGACCAATGTTATTAATTGTGTCTGAATAATGCGCcagttagctagcgttagcggcTATGCTATTTCTTCCCCAAGTGTTCCGCCATGTTCTGGCTCGGGGCCGCGGAGAGACCACTCTCTCCTTACTGGTATTCATGCATTCCAAAACAATATGCAAACCAACAAACTATAGTCGTGTAATTACTTTAAGGTTACACTTTACATTACAACGCTATTTGCCATTCATTCCCGATGTCTTGCTCAGATAATGGCTAACTGCCCCCCCTGTGAGTATTCAGCCATCTTGGGTCCCTTCAGTCAGTACGGGGTTTCCAGTACAGCAACAACAGGGCAGCCGGCCACATTTAAAGACACAGTAACATAACAGCCCAGAAATTCAATTTCTAATGGTGATCCGCAGAAATTACTCGTCGAGGTTCCAGCAACATCCAACATCATTCTGCCCTTTACATTTTATACAACTTACTATTCAGCCACTCTGCATCACATTTAGGCAGTAGTGCAACTATTTGACAGATACATGGATCCTAACGTAGTTCCCTACCAAACAGCTATTTCTATACAGAGACTCTGAATGAACAGGAAAATGTATACCTCATTGTGTTAACAGTTGCATATTCAAGAGTGTAGACCATTCAGAAAACAATAGTTTATTTTGTTCATAtcagagaaaacaaacaggGATAGTTGAAATCAGATACTAAacaaaatgttaacaaaaacagcattttacatCATGATAGTGGGataaagtaacaataataataataatagatgaAATATGGGAAATAAATGTTCTGGGATCAGTTACATTAATGGGTTAGTCAATCTGCAGACATGTACATGTCAAACAAAATCACCTGCATTCGAAATGCACAGCATGTTCAATTCCAACTGCCCAGTACATGTATATAAAAAGTGTCAGAACTTTTAGGGAAACTGAAATCACACTActaaaattttgatcaaaaaacGTTTTCAAGCCTGTGGAGCATTTTTCAAAGCCTGGATCCCTCTCCATCAATAAGTTCGTCCTTGCAAAACTCTGAACTCAGTGTAACAAATTACAGACGTACATATGCTGCCAGGCATGACTCCATTATTTTCTACAAACGCCAACATTTCTGATGTTTCCCCTGTGTGACAGCCCCTTCCTTTCCAAACGTATAGTATACAAAAACCCTTCCCTTGTCAGTCTGACAATGTTGTCCTTATACACCGATCTTCAAGAaatacagtgcagcataaacTCCTTCCAAGCGTGTGAAGCAGGACAACGCCTCACTGATGCGTTTACTTCGCTGCCTGCTGAGCCTGACGCCGCAGCAGGACATATATCTTTTCCTTGATCCAGTCTTTGTTGTATGGTTGGTATGTTTGAGTGTCAGCTCTGTAcctgtataaaaatgtaatagttatATTTACTGGAAGTCATCAACACTTTCAATGCAAGGTTGACTGTTATTCAAATAAATAGACATTGACCAACTAAATCTTATCTTaaaatcatatttaaaaaaaaatcatacttaCACAAGACAGCTCAGATCAGCCAAGTCGTCAATAAAGTCAAACAACTGACTAATGTCGTAAGTTATGGAGGGACTGTTTGGATTCATCCTCTTGAGATGCTCTTCATACATTTTGCAAACACCTGGAAGATAGGTGCAGGACGATGAATGGAAATAAAACTATTTCTAAAAGTTTTCATCAAAAGAAAATGGCTAAAACTGGgcatataaataaactttatttatagaatATAGCAGCTCTTGCAACAATGTAACAAAGTTTGAGAGACTGTAAAGTAAATAACACTACAGATTTCACTAAAAATgccacatacagaagtacgccaatgacacagccatcgttgggtgtgtcaggggtgacagggaggagtatcggagtctcGTGGGGGGACTTTGCTttctggtgtcgcactaactgcctacagctcaacacttCGAAGACGAGGGAGCTGGTCATTGACTTTGGAAGGCTCAGACCAAGACCGCGACCAGTCCTGCTGGAgtgagttgaggtggaggcagttcaATCACACAAATACCCCAGGCTGTTGCTGGataacaaactggactggacaacacagcagccacctgtacaggaagacacagagcaggcTGTACTTCCTGGGAAGACAGCGGTCtttcaacatctgcagcaaactgctgtggatgttttaccagtctgtggtcgccagtgtcctcttctacactgtggtgtgctgcgGGGGAAGCATATCCAAGAAGGACACctccaggctggataaactgatcaggcgggccggctNNNNNNNNNNtcggcatgaagctggactcactggtgacggtggcagagaggaggacaatGCCAGCCagcccctgcacaccgtcatcagcagccagaggagcctgttcagtggaaggctggtCCATCACAAGTGttggaccaacagactcaaggactcttttgtccctcatgccattacACTCTAGAACTCCTCTctcggggggaggaggaaatagggcagagagaaCAGTACATAcgcacctggactcacataaatacctggacactttaACGCTAACACTTGACTCGATTATTATTACTACTGTtatatttatactgtcttcctctttttttctctctatactgtattcttctagctaaaaactgctgctggaaatgtcaaatttcaatttccttgcgggagtcctcccaaaaggattaataaagagaagtctaagccTAAATccaaaaagggagagaaaggaaaaataaagataaatacAATTCCAAAACTATTTATGGAATATGTTCCAGTTGGTTGTGAGGTGAGAAATTACAAAACACATGGAAACTTAATATGTATATAATCACAGGCATTAAATGGGTGCAACGTTTCCTCACAGATCCTAAATGGTAAatagtcttcttttttttttttaaatgtgaaataaataagATATGACTAATTAATGATCTGTGGGTTTAGACTAGCTCAATACACCAAAAGGTAAAAACAGCAACGTGACGTCTTAGTGTAGACTATTTTAAAACAGCTGAAGACTCACCTTCCATACATTCATTCACTGACTCGTAGTCGGCATATGTGCGGCCCTCGGGTCTCTTGGTTGGCTGGACAAGCAAAATTGTGTGCGACTGTAAAGATGATTAAATAACGTTACACAAAATAATGCAAGCTTATTATATCACACATTACATGAATTATTGATGCGTAGATTTAGGTTTTGCTGTGATGCATCTAAGCATGACGAGTAACGTTAATCTTCTCCCCAAGGTTTTCAAACAGAAGATAAACGCTCGTTAGTGAGCAACAGATAACCGACTGAGATGTCCCGCATAACTTACTTTATTTAGGATTACAAACAGAGATAAGTTGGGATAATTCAGTGTTGACTTTAAAACTAACGTTAGGAGTTCATGGCAAGGGAGGAAACTAGCTAGACAAAATACACGTTTGACTGAGTAAGTAGCGTTAAGCATCGTAGcttgttaacgttagcttagcgaCGATGGACTAACAGGAGCTAATATAGCTAATACCGCATGTTTTCACCTCTTAAAACGTAAAGCAAAACACTCTTACCATTTTTGCGCTGACTGCAGACTCTTTATATTTATTGAGGAtgcaaaactgcaaaaaaaaaatcgttgTTTATTGCTTCTCTATTCCTTGTGCGatgtagcgttagctagcttgcTGTTGGAAAAGATTTCAGAGGAAATGAAATacgatttttcttttttctttttccgttTGTAAAGTAAGGTGTcttcaaaataaagtgtttgtttcaaaataaagttctgGCCTTAAAAAGGGATCGTTGTTTTTTCTAATGTGTTTAGAAATATTTTGTCTGTtctggaaaatgtatttttatacgTGGGTAGCAATCCCATGAAGTGCAAATACCCTattgcaagtaaaagtcctgcattcaaatcttattaagtaaaagtacttaatcATCAGAAAAATAAGTATCAATAGTAAAATAGGTAGGCCCTATGTAGGCTACAGTAATGGCTCTTGTCAGTTTTATACTGCTGCATATTTTATTACTGGATTATACTTTTCAATGCATTTAATGTGTAAATAGTATGCTAATACGATAGCTGGTCAATGTTGTAGTAACAATGCTACATATTGTACACATCTAagaaagtacaatatttgccttTGTAATGGGGTAACatgttacatatatatacagtatagtatagcACATACATATAGTAGTATATAGTAGTACATATAGTAAACgaataaattatttgtttaaaataacagaaaatgagTATCCTCAATATTATTACCTCAAACTGTATTTAACtacattacttgagtaaatgtggCAAGTTACTTCAcaccacattattttttttgtgaaaacagaCCAAGAGTTTAATAAACATATTCAAATTTAAGTAAAGggcatttttggaaatattgaAAATGCAGATGAAGACAAAGATAAACCACACCATTTTTATTGATTACGTCAATGATTTAACTTGGGTAATCACAttgacattattttattttagtccagatctaaaagtaaaaatatataagtGAACATATAAGCATCACAAAAAGATAAGAAAATCAGAACCATCTGCTGCAATTATGTCACTTATAATGTGAGATTAGATCATTTTTTGATGTAAAGTGTGATGTTTAAATGAAAGGCAGGATGTGGTTAGTTTTAAtacatgtttctgtgtgtcttcacATAAACAAATACGTGTGTACAAATATCACGTAATAGCTTCATAGAGACGGCCCTGATTTTGGGTCATAGTTGTGAGCATGGTTATGACCTTGCCCTCAAAGCACCACTGGTTGACCCTCTCCTTGGGGTCCCTCTTGGGGTCGCCACACCCCCACACTCTCTCCGGCATGCTTCTAGGGACACAAAGTTATTAGCATTTCCCTGGCAGCTTCCATACCAGAACTCAGTACATTTGCCAGTGCCTGAGTCATAGTAGAATCGGACCATCCAAGTATCACAGGGGCCTTCATCACGAGGCATGGAGCACATATTACCAGTGGATGGAGGGGCAGGAGGTGGTGGCTGTTGCTTGGAAAcaaggacagaaagagagataaaTCACCCTGTATAGCCAGTAAATGTAgcatacatatttacatttatatttagcAGGGACAGttgcagttcttttttttttaaataatgtattacaGTAAGATAGCGTTGTACTTCCGTAAAGTTGGGGGACTTGTTAAAgacaacttaaaataataacGATCAAAACTTGTGCAGCAGACACCAACAAATCCTGATTTTGAGTCGTTACTATGGgtcaagctttaaaaacactgcATCCCACACTTCCCTtaatgctaaaaatgctaattttGACTTGTAAAGTCAGTGGAGAGCCCCTTTAATAAATCTGAATTATTTAACAACGTAAATGAGTTGATTGAAACCAGATGAGAAACTGATGTGACTCCTACCACAGCTGTCAGGTACTCAGGACATCCAGCCCTTCCAAATCCTTGAGCTGGAGTCACACCATCCAAACAACAGCCATACCTAaggaagagattttttttcttcacgtTGGACACACTTTATATATAGCCAATGTGCAATTCATCAATTGAATTTATGTAATAGATTTCATCCAGGGAGCCGTGTTACCTAGTGCGAACACAGTCATCTCGGGAGCAGCCCTCGTTCCTGAGCCCTGTGGCAGGGGTTTGGCCGTCAGGACAGCAGCCATAGAATGACTGTGCACAGTGAGGACCAATCACAGGAGGGTAGGTAGCAGTGTCTGTATGTGGCCTGGAAGCTAAAGCAAGTAAACACAGACGTGGTCAAACGAGCTTGCCATGGACCTGGGATAATATGTGTTCATCCTTTTTTAAAGGTATAGGGTTAAATTTCGTTAGGTTTGGCTGGATATTCTTTTAGAATGACTTTCAGTGGTAAGCTAGTAAGCTTACCACTGGTAAGCTTACTGGTAAGCTagtaaaataaacacttttggttttgtgtttgtgaatgaGAAACAAGAAAGCCATCAAAAAAGCAGTCTAGTCATGGTCTAGATGGCAATAATTACAACATAAGGGCACCACTTCCTTTACTGCTCGAGAATGCATccaaaaaatgcataaaaataatCTGAGTAATACCTGGGCTCAAATAACTAGTTGTGCATTCACTTAAAAAACTCTTTATATATCTTCCTAACTACTGCTTTGACTGCAcgtataaaaaatatttttatgttcAATCACACATAGAAAGAAAATAACGTTTCAACAAAACATCCTCCACATACTCTACACACCTGAAGGGTCTCCTGGAACATGGGGCACAAATCCTCTCATGGTGCTTTCATGTGCCCTTGGGTCCTGTACACTCGGGACCGCTAAACATAAAGTACATTGTTTAAATACAAACAAGTACAGACAATCAAACCAAAAGAGTGTTTGATTGGTACAGATTTGGCTCACTCTGTGCTCTGGGACATTGCTGTGAGTTGCATGTCTCCACAGAGAGAGGTCTACTGGCTGTTCCACAGCGGGCCTCTGAGTAAGGGTTTAAATCTGTATCAAAACAGcccactctcctctctctcacacccccACCGCAGCTTCTGGTGCACtgcagagaaaaaacaggagAGGGTAATTATTGTTGCGATAAAGGAGAGGCAACACTTTTTATGCTCAGTTTCACCTACCAGTCCGTAGTCGGTCACGTGCcaggtgatgtgtgtgtgacaggcaGGTCTGCGGCAGGACTGGACAGAAGGGGGTCTTGCCAGTCCACTACAGGCATGGTCAGCCAGACGTTCCCCACCCGACCCAACACAGGTCACCTCCCTCGTCTGCTGGCCCTCCCCACAAGTCACCGAGCACTGACCACCATatgtgacaaaatgtaaaattagttTTCAGTCCCACCAAAAAACTACAATTAAAATATCATTAACAATTCAATATGGATTCTTCAGCCTAATGATCCTAGATAATTGAGACCACAGTCAAGACAGAAAAGCAAAATCTTCACTCCACTCTTGGACAgtgcaaaaatacagaaaaagtgAACATAGATTGGTACACTTATGTTGTATGTTCTACTGTGCAAATATACACCAAAAGTCTTTTGTTGGGCCTTCTTCCCATTCTGTGGCCAGAAACAATGCCCTTGCCTGTCTGTATGATACTCAACATTTAAGGTTCTCTACTGTAGGGTACAAACCACACTGAAGCTGGAGACACTGTACTCCGCAGCACACGGATGCATGTTGCAGGCCTGCTGGCTGTGTGGCCTCTGCAGGCGCTGGGTGATGCAGTAAGACTCTTCCACCACACGGGGGTTCGCTGGGTCCTGAACCCAACACTCCACGTTGCGATACTGCATGCCTCCATTGCATGAGGCAGAGCATTGTCCATAGACACCAGTTTTGTAGATATATGTGAGTGTCTCCCTTGGGTGAGGAGCAACAGCAATGGGGGCAGCAGAGTGTACGGAATTAGTGTCCTCATCCAAGCCCATAAACTCTCCGTGGGTCAGTATCTGGAGAGAGACAAATTATTTTCAATTACAATAATGTACTTGTACACTTCTGAATATAAACAAAGCTACTAATTAAGTAAAATATACACTGATATTCTGCAGATAAACATTACAAGAGCTCTGAAAGTCTGTCATCATATTTTGGATCCcagttttttcccccaccctgCAGATGCCAGCCACACAGATATCAGTGCGGCCCACATAGCATGGAGTCCCATCCACCACTGCGGGTCTGTGTCGGTAGAAGAAGTTCTGTCCTCTTGGGACACAGGTCAGCTCACATGGATTGGATGCTGCAAAACAAATAGTAGATTGGTAGATCCATTAGTATACACACTAACTTTTAATGTGTTTGGACTGCCATGAACCAGGGTTTTATGCATAGTGTAGTGCAACACAAGTAGTGTCAGAATGTATGTTATGACAAACTTGATTAACACCTACACCTCTGGTAATCAAAGGAGGAATGTGGAAGTACTATACATAATAGGTCTTGTACCTCCATAATAAGGCACCCATGTCTGCCTCTTGCTCTGAAAGTCCATTCTGTCAAACTGGGCGCACTGCTCCTCCCTGAAGTCCCTTGATCCAGCTGGACATTCCTGTAATGACACAACTTGTTGGATTATTGGCATATTTTAAGACCCATTAGTGCAGGTTGTGGGTGGATGCAATTTAATaggtggaggaaaaaaatggaTTAAGGATAATTACATGTGTGTTGCAGGTTCGGAAAGACTTAGAGGAGCCTATGCAGTTATGTCCCCCATCTGTCctgtaagaaaaaaaggaaagaatgcTTTACACTTGCAATCCAAATAtctctctttatttttaaatgtatttggcTTGATTGGTCATGTGTGCAATATATGCCATTGATGCATAACTTTATAATTTATCTCATTGTGATGTTTTATGAAGAATAAAGTAGAGACTGAAAATCAAAAGGAGATGCAAAATAAAAGAGAGCCATAGATgtggaacataaaaaaaaagatgctttgACAAGTGCTGTGCTACTTTTATTCCTGATAAAATCCTAGCGACCTGCATTGTAAAATCTTTAATAGATAAGACATCCCATCCTATCACCCTATGTCTCCATGTCTTACccattgactgtaaaattagttttaaaatgtataaacagTCTATGGTCCTACCTCGAAGTGATACATTTCCTGGTTCGCATTGCCACCCCTATGCCACAAGTGCGGCTGCAGGGCCCATAGGCTCCAAACTCTCCCCAGTAGTCATGGGTTGGCTGTGTCagcttaaaaaaatgacagtaaAACTCTGGTTCTGCAGCTCCGCTTCTGGAACACACAGTACTCTCACACACCATATCATAATCCATCACAAACCACTAACACACACTGAGGGCATGTTGGAATCACCAAAAATAGAAGCTGGAACATTTAACCTCAAACTGTCCCCTTCAGGTTG of the Etheostoma spectabile isolate EspeVRDwgs_2016 chromosome 18, UIUC_Espe_1.0, whole genome shotgun sequence genome contains:
- the erh gene encoding enhancer of rudimentary homolog gives rise to the protein MSHTILLVQPTKRPEGRTYADYESVNECMEGVCKMYEEHLKRMNPNSPSITYDISQLFDFIDDLADLSCLVYRADTQTYQPYNKDWIKEKIYVLLRRQAQQAAK
- the paplnb gene encoding papilin b, proteoglycan-like sulfated glycoprotein, which produces MKTLQVLVLLQLLAVPAFTLTQPTHDYWGEFGAYGPCSRTCGIGVAMRTRKCITSRTDGGHNCIGSSKSFRTCNTHECPAGSRDFREEQCAQFDRMDFQSKRQTWVPYYGASNPCELTCVPRGQNFFYRHRPAVVDGTPCYVGRTDICVAGICRILTHGEFMGLDEDTNSVHSAAPIAVAPHPRETLTYIYKTGVYGQCSASCNGGMQYRNVECWVQDPANPRVVEESYCITQRLQRPHSQQACNMHPCAAEYSVSSFSVCSVTCGEGQQTREVTCVGSGGERLADHACSGLARPPSVQSCRRPACHTHITWHVTDYGLCTRSCGGGVRERRVGCFDTDLNPYSEARCGTASRPLSVETCNSQQCPRAQTVPSVQDPRAHESTMRGFVPHVPGDPSASRPHTDTATYPPVIGPHCAQSFYGCCPDGQTPATGLRNEGCSRDDCVRTRYGCCLDGVTPAQGFGRAGCPEYLTAVQQPPPPAPPSTGNMCSMPRDEGPCDTWMVRFYYDSGTGKCTEFWYGSCQGNANNFVSLEACRRECGGVATPRGTPRRGSTSGALRARS